In Gemmatimonadaceae bacterium, the following proteins share a genomic window:
- a CDS encoding hydrolase: MSSHERRRGSEYTYRPAWWVPGAHAQTMWGRFFRKRNLFGARVERWDTPDGDFVDVHRLDGDEAEPRLFILHGLEGTIRSHYVTGFFAEAKRRGWSADLLIFRGCGDEPNRLPRFYHSGDTGDLAFALNRVLNEYPRSSVGLAGVSLGGNVLLKFLGERGDGLSPRVRAAAAISVPFDLEKGARKISTGFSRIYDRHFLRTLREKARTKLAVYPGLFDAGRLERARSIFEFDDAVTAPVHGFADAHDYYARSSSLPWLEKIRRPTFLLSAMDDPFLPSAVLDDVRAAARVNPALSLEFTDQGGHVGFVGGRWPWSASYYAEWRACEFLAQSLLEAA, translated from the coding sequence GTGTCGTCCCATGAGCGGCGCCGTGGAAGCGAGTATACCTACCGCCCGGCGTGGTGGGTACCCGGCGCGCACGCACAGACGATGTGGGGCAGGTTCTTTCGCAAAAGAAATCTCTTCGGAGCGCGCGTCGAACGATGGGATACGCCCGATGGCGACTTCGTCGACGTACACCGGCTCGACGGGGACGAGGCGGAGCCGCGCCTCTTCATCCTACACGGCCTCGAGGGGACGATCCGGTCGCATTACGTGACAGGATTCTTCGCCGAAGCAAAGCGTCGTGGCTGGAGCGCCGATCTCCTGATTTTCCGGGGTTGCGGCGACGAGCCGAACCGACTGCCGCGGTTTTACCACTCCGGCGACACCGGCGACCTGGCGTTCGCACTCAATCGAGTGCTCAACGAGTATCCGCGCTCTTCGGTCGGCCTCGCCGGGGTTTCACTTGGGGGCAACGTGCTGCTCAAGTTCCTTGGCGAACGCGGTGACGGCCTCTCTCCGCGCGTGCGCGCCGCGGCGGCGATCTCGGTTCCGTTCGACTTGGAGAAGGGCGCGCGCAAGATCTCGACGGGCTTTTCGCGAATCTACGATCGGCACTTTCTGCGGACGCTTCGCGAAAAGGCGCGGACGAAGCTCGCGGTCTATCCCGGCCTCTTCGACGCCGGTCGCCTTGAGCGCGCTCGTTCGATTTTCGAGTTCGACGACGCCGTCACGGCGCCGGTGCACGGATTCGCCGACGCGCATGACTACTACGCGCGGTCGAGCTCGTTACCGTGGCTGGAAAAGATTCGGCGGCCGACTTTCCTGTTGAGCGCAATGGATGATCCGTTTCTTCCTTCCGCCGTGCTCGACGACGTTCGCGCCGCGGCGCGCGTGAACCCGGCTCTCAGCCTCGAGTTCACGGATCAGGGGGGCCATGTCGGGTTCGTCGGCGGCCGATGGCCCTGGTCCGCCTCGTATTACGCCGAGTGGCGCGCGTGCGAGTTTCTTGCTCAATCGTTGCTGGAGGCCGCTTGA
- a CDS encoding ATP-binding cassette domain-containing protein: MTNDAESRSENIALALTSVSKQFGTTQALRDVSFRVRRGTVHALLGENGAGKSTLVGTAFGLVSADSGTVVAGDPPRAISSPAAAMAAGIGMVHQHFTNVPAMTVAENVALGRRGAFRADRAAEVVSAIGKRTGLALDAGALAGSLPVGAQQRLEIVKALARDATTLLLDEPTAVLAPAEAADLLAWLRQFADRGGSVVLITHRLREALAIADEVTVLRRGALVANAAAGAVDERSLATSLLGEEMTGEVAPKRGGPERESSSLGKEEIARLTRVWVQDERHVALVRDATLVVRAGEILGIAAVEGSGQHALLRVLAARTAVSRGQVKLPPKIGFVPEDRQREGLVLDFSLAENLALRGMGRRRGRISWRTERAAAETALREFDVRGRGASEKARALSGGNQQKLVLARELSDAPELVVAENPTRGLDIRATRDVHARLRWAADAGAAVVLHSSDLDEVLALADRVVVMHAGSLREVAGDRESVGRAMLGVA; the protein is encoded by the coding sequence GTGACCAACGACGCCGAGTCGCGATCGGAGAACATCGCGCTGGCGCTCACCAGCGTATCGAAGCAATTCGGCACCACGCAGGCGCTGCGCGACGTGTCGTTTCGCGTTCGTCGTGGAACGGTGCACGCGCTGCTTGGGGAGAACGGAGCGGGCAAATCAACGCTCGTCGGCACGGCGTTCGGTCTCGTCAGCGCGGACTCCGGGACCGTGGTTGCGGGGGATCCGCCGCGCGCGATTTCGTCACCTGCCGCGGCGATGGCCGCAGGCATCGGCATGGTCCATCAGCATTTCACCAACGTGCCCGCGATGACGGTCGCGGAGAACGTCGCGCTCGGACGACGCGGCGCCTTTCGAGCCGATCGCGCCGCGGAGGTGGTGAGCGCGATCGGCAAACGTACCGGGTTGGCGCTCGACGCCGGCGCGCTCGCCGGATCGCTCCCGGTTGGCGCGCAGCAGCGGCTCGAGATCGTCAAGGCGCTGGCGCGAGACGCGACGACGCTCTTGCTCGACGAGCCGACGGCAGTTCTGGCTCCGGCGGAAGCGGCGGATCTGCTCGCGTGGCTCCGTCAGTTCGCCGACCGCGGCGGCAGCGTCGTCCTCATCACGCATCGGCTTCGGGAGGCACTCGCGATCGCCGATGAAGTGACGGTTCTTCGCCGCGGTGCCCTGGTCGCCAATGCTGCGGCAGGCGCCGTCGACGAGCGCTCTCTCGCCACGTCACTGCTCGGCGAAGAAATGACGGGCGAGGTGGCACCAAAGCGAGGAGGTCCTGAGCGCGAATCCTCATCGCTCGGTAAAGAAGAAATCGCGCGACTGACTCGCGTCTGGGTGCAGGACGAGCGACACGTCGCTCTGGTCCGGGACGCGACCTTGGTAGTCCGCGCTGGCGAGATCCTCGGCATCGCGGCCGTCGAGGGCTCGGGCCAGCACGCATTGCTGCGCGTTCTGGCCGCGCGAACGGCGGTCTCGCGAGGTCAGGTTAAACTGCCGCCGAAAATCGGATTCGTTCCGGAAGATCGGCAGCGTGAGGGCCTTGTTTTGGATTTCTCGCTCGCCGAAAACTTGGCCCTGCGCGGAATGGGGAGGCGCCGCGGACGCATCAGCTGGAGAACCGAGCGAGCAGCGGCCGAGACGGCCCTGCGCGAATTCGACGTCCGAGGTCGCGGCGCCTCCGAGAAGGCGCGTGCCCTGTCCGGGGGCAATCAGCAGAAGCTGGTTCTCGCCCGAGAGCTGTCCGATGCTCCCGAGCTCGTGGTCGCCGAGAATCCGACGCGAGGCCTCGACATTCGAGCGACGCGAGATGTGCACGCGCGTCTGCGATGGGCCGCCGACGCCGGCGCCGCGGTCGTGCTCCACTCGAGCGATCTCGACGAGGTATTGGCGCTGGCCGATCGAGTGGTGGTGATGCACGCCGGCTCGCTTCGCGAGGTCGCAGGCGATCGCGAGTCGGTTGGTCGCGCCATGCTCGGCGTCGCGTGA
- a CDS encoding ParB/RepB/Spo0J family partition protein produces MSSDRRLGRGLEALISASATTTATASELQRIPLSRVRPNPFQPRRDFDPDEMRELEASLKSSGLLQPISVRRLGDAFELIAGERRVRAASNLGWTEISALVRDFDDRTMLVLALVENLQRANLNPLEEARGYRRLIEEFHLTHQQVAEAVGKDRTTITNLLRILALPDAVQKMVEDGGLSTGHARALLGLADSALMSEVGEFAAEKGLSVRELEQLVRERTATGEKPAPKSKRESAPESMPVHAAARGIEDDLRRYLQTDVKVKLSGAAKGTIEVMFYSNDDLDRLLGLILRDEHHW; encoded by the coding sequence ATGAGCTCAGACCGTCGGCTCGGCCGAGGACTCGAAGCACTGATTTCCGCCAGCGCCACCACGACTGCGACTGCGAGCGAGTTGCAGCGCATCCCATTGTCTCGCGTTCGACCAAATCCGTTTCAGCCCAGACGGGATTTTGATCCGGATGAGATGCGCGAGTTGGAGGCCTCCCTCAAGTCGAGCGGGCTGCTCCAACCGATCAGCGTTCGCCGACTCGGCGATGCGTTCGAGTTGATCGCCGGAGAGCGAAGGGTGAGGGCCGCGTCCAACCTCGGTTGGACCGAAATCTCAGCCTTGGTCCGCGACTTCGACGACCGGACCATGCTCGTGCTCGCGCTCGTCGAAAATCTCCAGCGCGCCAACCTGAATCCCCTCGAAGAAGCCCGCGGCTATCGGCGGCTGATCGAGGAGTTTCACCTAACCCACCAGCAGGTGGCAGAGGCGGTCGGAAAGGATCGAACGACGATTACGAATCTGTTGCGAATATTGGCCTTGCCAGACGCCGTCCAGAAAATGGTTGAGGACGGTGGACTATCCACCGGTCACGCGCGCGCCCTGCTCGGCCTGGCCGACTCGGCACTCATGAGCGAGGTCGGCGAGTTCGCGGCCGAGAAGGGCCTGAGCGTTCGAGAGCTCGAGCAGCTCGTCCGCGAGCGCACGGCTACCGGCGAGAAGCCAGCGCCGAAGTCGAAGCGCGAGAGTGCTCCTGAGTCCATGCCAGTCCACGCGGCCGCCCGGGGAATTGAAGACGATTTGCGGCGATATCTCCAGACGGACGTCAAAGTCAAACTTTCCGGCGCCGCCAAGGGCACGATCGAAGTGATGTTTTACTCGAACGACGACCTAGATCGTCTGCTTGGTCTCATCTTGCGCGATGAGCACCATTGGTGA
- a CDS encoding Nif3-like dinuclear metal center hexameric protein has protein sequence MSVSHGVPLAAIAEFLDTTLDLATIPDYPNALNGVQVANTGPIARISAAVDFSSATVRETIAAGAKLLIIHHGMFWSGAQPVTGHRYERLRALLENDIAVYSAHLPLDVHPRLGNNALLAHRLGLTPSGGFVRYQTIDVGLSGSDEVPTRTLAEKAGELAREFRGTLVVTPFDATRVTRRWGICTGSGADSASLREAARRGLDTLIVGEGPHHTAVEAAELGIVVMYAGHYATETLGVRALADEVVSHFGGDLSALFIDVPSGL, from the coding sequence ATGAGCGTTAGCCACGGCGTGCCGCTCGCGGCGATCGCGGAATTTCTCGACACGACACTCGATCTCGCGACGATTCCCGACTACCCAAACGCGCTAAACGGCGTGCAGGTCGCCAACACCGGGCCAATCGCGCGAATTTCGGCGGCCGTCGACTTCTCCTCGGCGACGGTGCGCGAAACGATCGCCGCCGGGGCGAAGCTCCTGATCATTCACCATGGCATGTTCTGGAGCGGCGCCCAGCCGGTCACGGGTCACCGCTACGAACGACTGCGGGCGCTTCTGGAGAATGACATCGCCGTCTACTCGGCGCACCTTCCTCTCGACGTCCATCCGCGACTGGGGAACAACGCGTTGCTCGCCCACCGGCTCGGGCTGACTCCGAGCGGCGGCTTCGTTCGATATCAAACGATCGACGTCGGGCTCAGCGGGTCGGACGAGGTCCCGACACGCACGTTGGCAGAGAAAGCTGGTGAGCTGGCGCGCGAGTTTCGCGGCACGCTCGTCGTCACACCGTTCGATGCGACGAGAGTCACGCGCCGATGGGGAATCTGCACCGGATCGGGAGCCGACTCCGCGAGCTTGCGAGAGGCAGCCAGACGCGGTCTCGATACACTCATCGTCGGCGAGGGTCCGCACCACACCGCCGTTGAAGCAGCGGAGTTGGGAATCGTGGTGATGTATGCGGGTCACTACGCAACCGAGACCCTCGGCGTTCGCGCGCTCGCCGACGAAGTCGTCTCGCACTTCGGCGGCGACCTGTCGGCCCTGTTCATCGACGTTCCCAGCGGCTTGTGA
- a CDS encoding AAA family ATPase, with amino-acid sequence MARVIAIANQKGGVGKTTTAVNLAASLAAAEAKTLLIDGDPQGNATSGSGVERPQVRSTVYDVVIGATPLDDAIIEHVHFEHLDVAPATPDLAGAEVELVDRPNRDRMMRDAVASVRHRYEYILIDCPPSLGLITLNMLAAADSLLIPLQCEYYALEGLSQLLNTVHLVQRSVNPSLAIIGVLLTMYDARLNLSRQVALDAREYFGSEVFETVIPRNVRLAEAPSFGKPIMLYDVASIGAQAYMTVAKELMRRTR; translated from the coding sequence GTGGCGCGTGTTATCGCAATAGCCAACCAGAAAGGTGGCGTTGGTAAGACGACAACTGCCGTAAACCTCGCCGCGAGCCTGGCAGCAGCAGAAGCCAAAACGCTTCTTATCGACGGCGATCCGCAGGGAAACGCGACAAGCGGCTCCGGCGTCGAGCGGCCGCAGGTGCGAAGCACCGTCTACGACGTCGTGATTGGCGCGACCCCGCTCGATGACGCGATCATCGAGCACGTCCATTTCGAACACCTCGACGTGGCGCCAGCGACCCCAGACCTCGCCGGGGCAGAGGTCGAACTGGTCGATCGACCGAACCGCGACCGCATGATGCGAGACGCCGTCGCCAGTGTTCGTCACCGATACGAATACATCCTGATCGATTGTCCGCCGTCGCTCGGACTCATCACGCTGAACATGCTGGCAGCGGCCGACTCCCTTCTCATCCCCCTCCAGTGCGAGTACTACGCCCTCGAGGGTCTCTCTCAACTGCTGAATACAGTCCACCTCGTGCAGCGCAGCGTGAACCCGAGCCTGGCTATAATCGGCGTGCTCCTCACAATGTATGACGCCCGCCTGAACCTCTCTCGACAGGTTGCCCTGGATGCGCGGGAGTACTTCGGGTCCGAGGTGTTCGAGACGGTTATTCCCCGGAATGTCCGGCTCGCGGAGGCTCCCAGCTTCGGCAAGCCAATCATGCTCTATGATGTCGCCTCGATCGGCGCACAAGCGTACATGACCGTCGCCAAAGAACTTATGCGGAGAACACGATGA
- a CDS encoding SIMPL domain-containing protein (The SIMPL domain is named for its presence in mouse protein SIMPL (signalling molecule that associates with mouse pelle-like kinase). Bacterial member BP26, from Brucella, was shown to assemble into a channel-like structure, while YggE from E. coli has been associated with resistance to oxidative stress.) has product MRARLAIVVGAVSIGSTALLAQAPGFSGPPMIATTGVGEASAVPDRATIYIAVQTRGATASAASTENARRVKAVMDTLRQIGIAGDQLETANYGVSPEMSYPTTPSQAPRTVAYSVTNSLLLKLRRIDDVGRAIDAALAKGANEISSLQFLSSKSDSVRSVALASAVADAKSQAEAMARAAGGSIGQLLELSTSMPIRPMPMIQPMMARAAATPITPGEQAISATVSAKWAFVPGK; this is encoded by the coding sequence ATGCGTGCTCGTCTTGCGATCGTCGTCGGAGCGGTCTCGATAGGCAGTACGGCTCTTCTCGCCCAGGCCCCAGGGTTCTCAGGCCCGCCGATGATAGCCACCACGGGAGTTGGTGAGGCATCTGCGGTTCCAGACCGAGCGACGATCTACATCGCGGTTCAGACGCGAGGCGCGACTGCGAGCGCCGCGTCCACCGAGAATGCCCGGCGTGTGAAGGCCGTAATGGACACGCTTCGACAGATCGGAATCGCCGGCGACCAACTGGAGACAGCAAACTACGGCGTCAGCCCGGAGATGTCGTATCCCACCACGCCGTCTCAGGCACCACGGACGGTCGCCTACAGCGTCACCAACTCCCTGCTTCTGAAGCTGCGTCGGATCGATGATGTCGGCCGAGCGATTGACGCTGCGCTGGCGAAGGGAGCGAACGAGATCTCGAGCTTGCAGTTCTTGTCGTCGAAGTCCGATTCGGTTCGCTCGGTTGCGCTGGCGTCAGCGGTCGCCGACGCGAAGTCGCAGGCCGAGGCGATGGCTCGCGCAGCGGGCGGGTCGATTGGCCAGCTCCTCGAGCTCAGCACATCGATGCCGATCAGGCCGATGCCGATGATACAGCCAATGATGGCTCGCGCCGCGGCGACGCCGATCACGCCGGGAGAGCAGGCGATCAGCGCGACCGTTAGCGCGAAGTGGGCTTTCGTTCCGGGAAAATAG
- a CDS encoding BMP family protein, with amino-acid sequence MAATLAVAILIAACAGEKQGAATVGQAFKVALLTPGPVSDQSWNSGAYRGLLEIRDSLGAGISNIETKTPAEFDENFRQYGSQGYNLVFGHGFEFQDAARRVAPEFPHTIFVTTSGSTAGPNLAGLTFGFDDASYLAGVLAGTMTRTNTVGVIGGTALPPVVTSFRAFERGAKDANPKIRVISSYIGNWDDVSAGKEQAIAQYSRGVDVIFQNADAAGLGVFQAARERRSVFVIGSNSDQNSVAPEITLGSVVIDLPLAFLTIAKEVKAGTFKPRVVELGEASHVVTLVVNPALRSRIPAATLARIDSLQNRMLAGRLTVSGDSTHQSPTR; translated from the coding sequence GTGGCCGCCACGCTAGCCGTTGCGATCTTGATCGCCGCCTGCGCGGGCGAAAAGCAGGGGGCCGCTACCGTCGGCCAAGCGTTCAAGGTTGCGCTGCTCACGCCGGGGCCGGTCTCTGACCAATCATGGAATTCGGGCGCATACCGCGGGCTCTTGGAGATCCGCGACTCGCTGGGCGCCGGCATCAGCAACATCGAGACGAAGACTCCGGCCGAGTTCGACGAAAACTTCCGGCAGTACGGGAGCCAGGGATACAACCTCGTGTTCGGGCATGGCTTCGAGTTTCAGGACGCCGCCCGCCGCGTCGCGCCAGAGTTTCCTCATACTATTTTTGTAACGACGTCTGGGAGCACGGCCGGACCAAATCTGGCCGGGCTGACCTTCGGCTTCGACGACGCCTCGTATCTGGCAGGCGTGCTCGCCGGAACGATGACGCGCACGAACACGGTCGGGGTGATCGGCGGGACGGCGCTTCCCCCAGTCGTCACGAGCTTTCGCGCGTTCGAGCGCGGGGCGAAGGATGCCAATCCGAAGATTCGCGTCATCTCGTCCTACATCGGCAACTGGGACGACGTAAGCGCCGGCAAGGAGCAGGCGATCGCGCAGTACTCGCGCGGCGTCGACGTGATCTTCCAGAATGCCGACGCGGCCGGGCTCGGCGTTTTCCAGGCAGCCCGCGAGCGCCGATCGGTCTTCGTGATCGGATCGAATTCGGACCAAAACAGCGTCGCACCGGAGATCACACTCGGAAGTGTCGTGATCGATCTGCCGCTGGCCTTTCTCACCATCGCGAAGGAGGTCAAGGCCGGCACCTTCAAGCCGCGGGTGGTCGAGTTGGGCGAGGCGAGCCATGTCGTGACGCTCGTGGTCAACCCGGCGCTGCGGTCGCGCATTCCCGCGGCCACTCTGGCGAGAATCGATTCGCTGCAGAACCGGATGCTCGCGGGAAGGCTCACCGTGTCCGGCGACTCGACGCATCAATCGCCGACTCGATGA
- the mnmG gene encoding tRNA uridine-5-carboxymethylaminomethyl(34) synthesis enzyme MnmG encodes MELNRAASNLEAEFDVIVVGAGHAGTEAAVAAARAGATVAIVTSALETIGQMSCNPAIGGIAKGTVVREVDALGGIMGRATDLATLQFRMLNRSKGPAVWAPRAQCDRGLYRRAVRTLLEKHSAIHTVQGTVARLIFDSDDSERAVLGVETLEGRRFGAGAVVITTGTFLRGRIHIGTTTKIGGGRAGESAATHLAEQLDEVGLTVARFKTGTPPRIDGRSVDFARLERQESEIEQFDYSWSHFWGEPRRRSGGTRHPEQLPCWITFLGEPGKRIVQENIGRSAMYGGAIGSRGPRYCPSVEDKIVKFPAAERHQLFLEPEGHDTTELYVNGLSTSLPAPVQVEILRTVPGLEGVRMTRAGYAIEYDYYPPTQLDATLQVKAVRGLFFAGQINGTTGYEEAAGQGTIAGLNAARATRGLAGVVLGRESSYIGVLIDDLITRGVDEPYRLFTSRSEFRLTVRQDNALRRLAPVGLELALYTPDERAVVSRRVSDESAAAALAERTSIGAAEAAPVLVRADSAPIAHSVKIAELAKRQAVALGDLFVAAGVGDDLLPEAVVTADLELKYAGYFARERDQAAKLRRMGQFALAPDAPYNDMRSLSLESRQKLAAIRPATLAQASRIPGVSPTDLQNLVLEMEKLRRASTTAN; translated from the coding sequence ATGGAGCTGAATCGCGCGGCCTCGAATCTCGAGGCCGAGTTCGACGTCATCGTCGTCGGCGCAGGGCATGCGGGGACGGAGGCCGCGGTCGCCGCGGCCCGAGCCGGCGCGACCGTCGCAATCGTGACGAGCGCGCTCGAGACGATCGGCCAGATGTCTTGCAATCCGGCCATCGGCGGAATCGCCAAGGGGACCGTCGTGCGGGAAGTCGACGCACTGGGCGGCATCATGGGTCGCGCGACCGATCTTGCCACCTTGCAGTTCCGCATGCTCAATCGCAGCAAAGGGCCCGCGGTCTGGGCACCGCGGGCCCAGTGCGATCGCGGATTGTATCGGCGGGCGGTTCGAACGCTCCTCGAGAAGCACTCGGCGATCCACACCGTCCAGGGCACGGTCGCCAGGTTGATCTTCGACTCGGACGATTCCGAGCGCGCGGTCCTCGGCGTCGAGACGCTCGAAGGGCGGCGTTTCGGGGCGGGGGCGGTCGTCATTACCACCGGCACGTTCTTGCGCGGTCGAATTCACATCGGCACAACCACGAAGATCGGCGGTGGACGCGCCGGCGAATCAGCGGCGACCCATCTGGCGGAGCAGTTGGACGAGGTGGGACTCACCGTCGCGCGCTTCAAGACGGGCACGCCGCCGCGAATCGACGGCCGGTCGGTGGACTTCGCGCGCCTCGAACGCCAGGAAAGCGAGATCGAGCAGTTCGACTATTCCTGGTCTCACTTCTGGGGAGAGCCGCGCCGGCGAAGCGGCGGGACCCGCCATCCGGAGCAACTCCCTTGCTGGATCACGTTCCTCGGGGAGCCCGGCAAGCGGATCGTCCAAGAAAACATCGGCCGTTCGGCCATGTACGGCGGCGCCATCGGATCGCGCGGTCCGCGCTATTGCCCGTCGGTCGAAGACAAGATCGTGAAATTCCCGGCAGCGGAGCGCCACCAGCTGTTCCTCGAACCCGAGGGACACGACACGACGGAACTGTACGTCAACGGTCTGTCGACGTCGCTTCCAGCACCGGTGCAAGTGGAGATCCTGCGCACGGTGCCCGGTCTCGAGGGCGTGCGCATGACTCGAGCGGGGTACGCCATCGAATACGATTACTACCCGCCGACACAGCTCGACGCGACGCTGCAGGTGAAGGCGGTCCGCGGGTTGTTCTTCGCCGGGCAGATCAACGGCACCACCGGGTACGAGGAGGCGGCGGGCCAGGGCACGATCGCCGGACTCAACGCCGCGCGGGCAACGCGCGGGCTGGCCGGCGTCGTCCTCGGTCGAGAGAGTTCTTATATAGGAGTTCTTATTGACGATCTCATAACGCGCGGAGTGGACGAGCCCTATCGGCTGTTCACGTCGCGTTCGGAGTTCCGGCTGACGGTACGTCAGGACAACGCCCTGCGGCGTCTCGCGCCGGTCGGGCTCGAGCTCGCCTTGTACACGCCGGATGAGCGCGCTGTCGTCTCGAGACGAGTCTCGGACGAGAGCGCCGCCGCGGCGCTGGCGGAACGGACGAGCATCGGCGCGGCAGAGGCGGCGCCGGTCCTGGTTCGCGCCGACAGCGCCCCGATCGCCCACTCGGTGAAGATCGCAGAGCTGGCGAAGCGTCAGGCCGTCGCGCTGGGCGATCTGTTCGTTGCCGCGGGGGTGGGTGACGATCTACTCCCGGAGGCGGTCGTCACGGCGGACCTTGAGCTCAAGTACGCCGGGTATTTCGCGCGCGAGCGGGATCAGGCCGCGAAGTTGCGGCGAATGGGGCAATTCGCCTTGGCGCCGGACGCTCCGTACAACGACATGCGATCGCTCTCGCTCGAATCGCGACAAAAGCTTGCGGCGATTCGTCCGGCAACGCTGGCTCAGGCGTCTCGGATTCCCGGCGTGAGTCCGACGGACCTGCAGAATCTCGTTCTCGAGATGGAAAAACTCCGCAGAGCTTCGACCACCGCGAACTAG
- a CDS encoding ArsC/Spx/MgsR family protein: protein MEVQIFGVKKSADTRKALRFFAERRIKTHFVDLNERAASPGELRRFLERFGIEKLLDRDSRRFEELGLRSARFSNERWAERLADEPLLLVMPLVRSGNLLTVGLAEQDWKAWTAK from the coding sequence ATGGAAGTTCAAATCTTCGGCGTGAAGAAAAGTGCAGACACGAGGAAAGCGTTGCGTTTTTTCGCCGAGCGGCGAATCAAGACCCATTTCGTGGACCTGAACGAGCGCGCCGCGTCGCCGGGCGAACTGCGGCGCTTCCTCGAACGCTTCGGAATCGAGAAGCTGCTCGACCGAGACTCTCGCCGGTTCGAAGAACTTGGTCTTCGATCCGCCCGTTTCTCGAACGAACGGTGGGCCGAACGCCTGGCGGACGAACCGCTCCTGCTCGTCATGCCGCTCGTTCGCAGCGGCAACCTGCTCACGGTTGGGCTGGCGGAGCAGGACTGGAAGGCCTGGACGGCGAAGTGA